From the genome of Deferribacteraceae bacterium V6Fe1:
CCTTCGTGAAATATAATAATTTTTTTATTATTAATAGTTTTGAGTATAGGAGGTTTTGAAAATCTCCAGTTTGAAAGTTTTTGGATGCCCAAAATCTCACCATCATTATTTCCGAAAACACCAAAATATTCGCAATCAAGTTTGTTCAAAATATTCACGGCAAAAGGTGAGCAAACATCTCCGCAATGTATAACAAGGTCAACTTTTTGTTTACCATTAAAAATATCAATTATCTTGTTTAAATGTTCCAAGTTATCGTGCGAGTCGGAAATTACACCTATTCTCATATTGCCCTCCAAACATATCCTTATTTTTACTTGTAATTATACAATCATTTATGTATAAAGTCCAAAATTAATAAAATACGAGGTTAAAAATGGATTCACATCGTTTCGACAAGCTCAATAAAATCAAATCTATGGGTTTAAACCCTTATGTAAGCTGTTTTAAGGTAAGTGATGACAATATTAATATTGTAGATAAATTTAAAGACGAAAATCCCGATAAGCTGTTAGAGGAAAAAAATATTGTAACCGTAGCGGGAAGAGTCGTAGCGATGAGAAGCTTTGGAAAGGCTTCATTTTTAACTTTGAGGGACAGGACAGGGTCAATTCAGGTTTATGTTAAAAAAGGTGAAATAAGTGACGAAGATTTTGAAGTTTTTCAAAGTACAGACGTTGGCGACTTTGCAGGTGCTACAGGGTTTGTATTTAAAACAAAAACCGGTGAAATAACCGTATTTTGCAGCAAATTTAGTCTCCTTACCAAAACGTTAAGAGATTTGCCCGAAAAATTCCATGGCTTAAAAGATATCGAAAAAAGACAAAGACAAAGATATCTTGATTTGATAATGAACCAGGAAACCAGAGATGTCTTTAGGGTAAGAAGTAAAATCATACAGGAGATTAGAAACTTTTTCTCAGAGCTTGATTTTCTTGAAGTAGAAACCCCTATGATGCACCCAGTTGCAGGGGGTGCCACCGCCAAGCCTTTTATCACGCATCACAACGCGCTTGATATGACTCTCTATTTGCGAATCGCCCCGGAGCTTTATTTGAAAAGGCTTGTAGTTGGAGGATTTGAAAGAGTTTTTGAGATAAATAGGAATTTTAGAAACGAAGGTATATCAACAAGACATAATCCTGAATTTACGATGATAGAGTGGTACATGGCCTATGCCAACTACCACGATTTGATGGATATGACCGAAAGGTTGATTACAGGGCTTGCAAACAAAATACTTAATACAGATAAAATTACCTTTGCCGGTAACGAAATTGACCTCAAATCCCCTTGGCCAAGATTAACCCTTGAAGATGCTATTGAAAAATATACGGATATCAAACGCAGCGACATAGATACTTTTGATAAAGCTAAAGCTGTGGCAAAATCAAAAGGGATTAAAGTAGAAGATGGCTGGGGGAGAGGTAAAATTGTACTTGAGATATTTGAGGCGTTTGTAGAAGACAAGCTTATCAACCCTACATTCATAATAGACTATCCAAAAGAGGTTTCCCCGCTTGCCAAGTCTAACTTTGAAAACCCCGAAGTAACGGAAAGATTTGAGCTCTTTATCGCCGGTTTTGAAATTGCAAACGGTTTTAACGAGCTTAACGACCCAATTGATCAATTTGAACGTTTTGAAAAGCAGGTAGAAGCAAAAAACAGAGGGGATGAAGAAGCAAGCATGATGGATAAAGATTATGTAAGGGCACTTGAATACGGACTTCCGCCTACTGCGGGCGAAGGCCTTGGAGTGGACAGACTGGTTATGCTTCTGACTGACAAACAGTCTATAAGAGAAGTTATACTATTTCCACACCTAAGACCCGAAGATTTGGATGAGTAGCGTAAAGCGTTATTATAAAATTATTGATAATGAACTTAATGAATTAATTCTTAATATTTTAGGGGATACCATTATCCCCTATTCAAACAGCAAAATCAGGCATGCTATAGTGCTTTTAGAAGATGGTAGTGTGTCCGAAGATGAGATTACCTTGCTCATAAGAGAAAATTTGGTAATTATTTTAAAAGACGAAATTAATGCACTGCCTGAAAATAATCTTAAGTATCTTACCCTTTGCAAAAATTTTATTGCAAACAATCAGCAGCAATTTAAGCATATCATATACTTTTTATCTGATTTGTATCAAAGTCACGCTACAAAGTTAACTGAAATTGAGGAGCAAGTGTTTCACCTTGCACTTTCTTCAACCGATATGCTTGAATCTCACGAAATACTCTCGGAAAAACTTGCCAAAGACGGGCTAACTGGGCTTTATAACCACACGGCATTTCAAGATAGGCTAAAAATACTTTTTGATAATTACAAAAATAATAGAGAGATATTCAGTATAGCCATATTAGACCTTGATTTTTTCAAAAAGGTTAATGACACATTTGGTCATTTAAAGGGGGATGAGGTTTTAAAAAGTTTCGCTTCAGTAATTAATGATTCAGTAAGAGTAAACGATTTCCCTGCCAGATACGGTGGCGAGGAATTTGCCATTATTTTCCCTAAAATAAATAAATATCAGGCTGAAAAAATACTTGAAAGATTAAGAACAAACTTCAAAGAAGTTGAATTTTTATCGGGAGAAGAAAAATTTTTCGTAACCTTTAGTGCTGGTGTTGCTGAAATTAATGACAATATTACAAGCACTACCGAATTAATCAAACTGGCCGATAAGGCAATGTACGCAAGCAAAACAAGCGGCAGAAATAAGACTACTTTAGCCTAACTCTTTTAAAACAGACAATCCTTTAATCTTTTTTGAAGTCACTGACTCAATATAATTAAGTAAAAACTCCAAAGTTAATATTTCATTTTCTTTTGAGATGGCAAGCTCTTTAAACTCCTGGGTATAAACTTTCTGTAGTATCTTTGTGCACTCCTTACTCAGATGCAGCCCGTAATCTTCACATTTTCTGCATGAAAATATACCGTTTTGAAGGACAACTTCGCTCAAATTCTCACCGCATTTTTCACAAAAGTCATAGCTTTTTGCGATACCCTGTTTTTTTAAAATAAAATTTATTATGTATATAGTCCACCTGCTCATATTTCTTTCATTCAAGGAATAAATATATTTAAACAGAGCCTCATCCTGCTCTTCATCGTGATAAAGAATGTCGATAATATTGAAGACTATATTCAGTCTGATAAATATTTCAGGATTCTCAATAAAGTGTGACTTAGATGTGTCATATTTAATGCCATAACATTTGTTCAAATCGGATTCATCTTTTTTCTGAAAGTCTATTTCACCTGGCAAAAACTTATTAAGCCCTTTTTTCTTCGTAAAAGCCTTATTTATAAATAGCTTGACCTTTCCGTAATCTTTAAGAAAAGAAAATGCTATAGCTGAGGAGTCAGAATACTTGATTATTTTATAAATGATACCTTCTGATACTACTCTTCTCAAATCAAAGCCTTAAATTTTCGATTATATCAGCCCCTGAATTTTGAGATATTCATCCCTATTCATCCAATCCTCTTTAACCTTGACAAATAGCTCAAGATATACCTTAACACCAAAAAACGCCTCAAGCTTTTCCCTTGAATACTTGCCTATTTTTTTTAGCATTTCTCCACGTTTGCCTATTATTATCCCTTTTTGAGAAGACCTGTTTACAATAATTGAGGCGGCAATATAAAGAAGCTCTTCGTTTCTGTCTTCGACCTCTTCACATTCAACAACCACATTGTAGGGGACTTCATCTTTTAGGAGATTAAAAACACTCTCTCGTATAAACTCTGAAATAAGAAATTTTTCAGGTATGGTGGTTATCTCTTCACTTTCATAAAGCTTTATACCTTCGGGTAAATGCTCAACTGTCAATTCAAGAAGTTTGTCTACATTTGTGCTTTCCAATGCAGAAATCGGCAACACAAATTTAAAAGTCCCATCAGCAAAAACCTTATTTGCCACATTAACAACATCTTTTTTATCGTGGGCATCTACCTTATTTATCAATAAAAACTTGGTTGCATCCACTTTATTGAGTATTTCAGTAATAAATTTATACTCTTTTCCAAAAATCTCATCCGGAGTGACCATAAAATACACCAAGTCAACCATAGAAAGACCGTCAATCGCCTGCTTTACCATGAGCTGATTAATCTTATCTTTTGCATTATGAATACCTGGCGTATCTAGAAAAACAATCTGATAATCTTCTCCGGTCTTTATCCCTTTTATCGAATTTCTTGTCGTATTGGGCTTGCTTGAAATAATTGACAAATCTTCACCCAATATTTTATTAAGAAGCGTTGATTTACCAACATTAGGTCTACCAATTATAGCAACTGTGCCAAACTTAAACATTTTTTTGCTCTTCAGGTACATTATTCTTTATGACCTTCACAATCACTTTTTTTATCCTTCTGCCTTCCCTCTCTTTAACGAGAAGCTCAAGATTACCAATGCTAAAAACTTCTCCAATTTCAGGGATTCGACCGCTGAGGTCAAATATAAGACCGCCCAAAGTTTCATAATCCAAATCATCTTCCATTTTTATACCAAAAAATTTATTAAAATCATCAATGTCAATTTTTGGGTCAACTTCATATGTATTTTCGTCCACCTGGATTATTTCATCCTTCTCATCCTTATCATACTCATCCCTTATTTCACCAACTATTTCTTCCAATATATCTTCCAAAGTCACGATACCGTCAACACCGCCATATTCATCCACAACTATTGCAAAGTGCATCCTATGCAGTTGAAACTCTCTTAACAGGTCGTCAATTCTTTTTGTAGAGGGGACAAAGTAGGGTTTTCTCAATATAGTCTTAATATCAAGCTTTTTAATATCCTCATTCACATATTTAAGCAAATCTTTTACATAAAGTATACCAAGTATATTATCCATTTTCCCTTCATAAACAGGTATTCTCGAATATTCAGTCTTAGCCAAAATGTTTAATATCTCATTTATATCAGTCCCATATTTGATTGCAACCAAATCAGTCCTTGGAACCATAACCTCTTTTGCTAAAGTATCGCTTATCTCAAAAATATTATGAAGCATCTCCTTTTTCTGATTTTCCAGTACCCCTTCTTTTTCACCAACGGAAATTAAAAATTCTATCTCATCCTCGGTAATTTTAGGTCCAAGGTGCTCTACATTACCGCCACTGAGCCTAATAATCATCTTCACGAGTTTATTTAAAGCAAATGATATCGGGTAAAATAAAAAGTAAAATATCTTGAGTATTTTTATAATAACAAGTGCCAAGGACTCAGCATTGTGTTTTGCAAATGTTTTAGGAGCAATTTCACCAAAAATAAGCACCAAAAATGTCATTATACCGGTGGCAATGGCAATGGCATTGCTGCCAAAAAGTTTATTGGATACTTCCGCAGCCACAACAGAGCCTAAGATATTTACAATATTATTTCCAATTAGTATGGTATTGAGCACTTTGTTTGGGTGCATAAGCCAAAGTTCCAAATCTTTCGCTTTTTCCCCTTTTTCCTGAAGCAAGTGCTTGACCTTTAACTCACTTAAAGAAGTAAGTGCAGTCTCCGAAGAAGAAAAAAATCCTGAAAAAACGATACATACTCCGATGGTAATCAGCTCACCTAACAGACTATCCAACTCTTCACCTCACGAGAATATTTTATATAATATAAAAGTTGTAAACGCACCCAAAGCCCCTCCGAAAATAACCTCACCTACAGTGTGTATTTTCATCTGAACTCTTGAAATACTTATCAACAAACTTAAAAGTAAAACCAATATGCTTAACACAAAATTTTTAGATATAAAAATAACCGAAACAAGTACGGAAAAAGATACGGCTGCATGACCTGACGGCATCCCCCCGTGCAATGGCTCACCTTTATTGAAATAACTTTTAATTAACACCACAAGGAAAACAACAATCGCAATGGAAACAATAGCCACATGCTCCGAAAAATCGGGCGTATCCTTTAATAACAGGTGTGTGTTATCTTTTAATCTTTTAAATACCGTAAAATAGCCAATATAGACCG
Proteins encoded in this window:
- a CDS encoding metallophosphoesterase, which encodes MRIGVISDSHDNLEHLNKIIDIFNGKQKVDLVIHCGDVCSPFAVNILNKLDCEYFGVFGNNDGEILGIQKLSNWRFSKPPILKTINNKKIIIFHEGDIVEFIDESIDYVLFGHTHKPLVKIKGGQTIINPGSLAGYVTESSTYAIIDLIENKTEIFTLKSGE
- the lysS gene encoding lysine--tRNA ligase, coding for MDSHRFDKLNKIKSMGLNPYVSCFKVSDDNINIVDKFKDENPDKLLEEKNIVTVAGRVVAMRSFGKASFLTLRDRTGSIQVYVKKGEISDEDFEVFQSTDVGDFAGATGFVFKTKTGEITVFCSKFSLLTKTLRDLPEKFHGLKDIEKRQRQRYLDLIMNQETRDVFRVRSKIIQEIRNFFSELDFLEVETPMMHPVAGGATAKPFITHHNALDMTLYLRIAPELYLKRLVVGGFERVFEINRNFRNEGISTRHNPEFTMIEWYMAYANYHDLMDMTERLITGLANKILNTDKITFAGNEIDLKSPWPRLTLEDAIEKYTDIKRSDIDTFDKAKAVAKSKGIKVEDGWGRGKIVLEIFEAFVEDKLINPTFIIDYPKEVSPLAKSNFENPEVTERFELFIAGFEIANGFNELNDPIDQFERFEKQVEAKNRGDEEASMMDKDYVRALEYGLPPTAGEGLGVDRLVMLLTDKQSIREVILFPHLRPEDLDE
- a CDS encoding GGDEF domain-containing protein; the protein is MSSVKRYYKIIDNELNELILNILGDTIIPYSNSKIRHAIVLLEDGSVSEDEITLLIRENLVIILKDEINALPENNLKYLTLCKNFIANNQQQFKHIIYFLSDLYQSHATKLTEIEEQVFHLALSSTDMLESHEILSEKLAKDGLTGLYNHTAFQDRLKILFDNYKNNREIFSIAILDLDFFKKVNDTFGHLKGDEVLKSFASVINDSVRVNDFPARYGGEEFAIIFPKINKYQAEKILERLRTNFKEVEFLSGEEKFFVTFSAGVAEINDNITSTTELIKLADKAMYASKTSGRNKTTLA
- a CDS encoding recombination protein O N-terminal domain-containing protein; the protein is MRRVVSEGIIYKIIKYSDSSAIAFSFLKDYGKVKLFINKAFTKKKGLNKFLPGEIDFQKKDESDLNKCYGIKYDTSKSHFIENPEIFIRLNIVFNIIDILYHDEEQDEALFKYIYSLNERNMSRWTIYIINFILKKQGIAKSYDFCEKCGENLSEVVLQNGIFSCRKCEDYGLHLSKECTKILQKVYTQEFKELAISKENEILTLEFLLNYIESVTSKKIKGLSVLKELG
- the era gene encoding GTPase Era yields the protein MYLKSKKMFKFGTVAIIGRPNVGKSTLLNKILGEDLSIISSKPNTTRNSIKGIKTGEDYQIVFLDTPGIHNAKDKINQLMVKQAIDGLSMVDLVYFMVTPDEIFGKEYKFITEILNKVDATKFLLINKVDAHDKKDVVNVANKVFADGTFKFVLPISALESTNVDKLLELTVEHLPEGIKLYESEEITTIPEKFLISEFIRESVFNLLKDEVPYNVVVECEEVEDRNEELLYIAASIIVNRSSQKGIIIGKRGEMLKKIGKYSREKLEAFFGVKVYLELFVKVKEDWMNRDEYLKIQGLI
- a CDS encoding HlyC/CorC family transporter, with amino-acid sequence MDSLLGELITIGVCIVFSGFFSSSETALTSLSELKVKHLLQEKGEKAKDLELWLMHPNKVLNTILIGNNIVNILGSVVAAEVSNKLFGSNAIAIATGIMTFLVLIFGEIAPKTFAKHNAESLALVIIKILKIFYFLFYPISFALNKLVKMIIRLSGGNVEHLGPKITEDEIEFLISVGEKEGVLENQKKEMLHNIFEISDTLAKEVMVPRTDLVAIKYGTDINEILNILAKTEYSRIPVYEGKMDNILGILYVKDLLKYVNEDIKKLDIKTILRKPYFVPSTKRIDDLLREFQLHRMHFAIVVDEYGGVDGIVTLEDILEEIVGEIRDEYDKDEKDEIIQVDENTYEVDPKIDIDDFNKFFGIKMEDDLDYETLGGLIFDLSGRIPEIGEVFSIGNLELLVKEREGRRIKKVIVKVIKNNVPEEQKNV
- a CDS encoding diacylglycerol kinase — encoded protein: MKSDSWSKSISVAIEGILYAVKSERNLKIHILISIAVLIIALFLNITPLEYIILAITITLVISFELFNTAIEKITDAIFKERCEEAKRIKDIAAGAVLMAAFGAVYIGYFTVFKRLKDNTHLLLKDTPDFSEHVAIVSIAIVVFLVVLIKSYFNKGEPLHGGMPSGHAAVSFSVLVSVIFISKNFVLSILVLLLSLLISISRVQMKIHTVGEVIFGGALGAFTTFILYKIFS